A region of Acidobacteriota bacterium DNA encodes the following proteins:
- a CDS encoding TonB-dependent receptor, whose protein sequence is MCISTSWRRYVAILLVVVSGASSRAFAQNPTFSVEGIVTDTQQAVLPGATFTIQNVSTGLTRVVTTDEGGRFVVRGLPPEGIYRAQVEIAGFATEVRENLRFNAGQNAVLNFTLPLSAVSETITVAGEAAVVQTTSAEVSTTIDRTAFENLPVKERNYFRLLTLDSNVVAAGTGSNAVNVGGQEVWNFGTYVDGTNNHSKWLTLQRAPQLGSSGFAIETVKEVQLITNQFSAEFGGHSAGVASMVTKSGTNDFSGSGFVMVRPGDWDAAPPLAPVVNGRKVKAPYNQQQFGGTIGGPLVRDTAFFFGSYERRRERSQVVVSSVEAAGLVVPTPADEHQGHAKFDWRFSPKNTLGVRYNMVRWKKDNESGGLNLPGTGFIWDNNVDTLHATFTTVISDRMLNEVRGQYSRYTDRRAAKCDCVSIVRQGFSISGGNDQGTWGVLPEQTYDLSTTLSMWSGNHTMKMGASFTYDVTEQLFQPLQNGRYTFAGSPTVAPTPFQYTQSFALTPEARLMFPKAYVLAGFFQDDWRVRSNLTLNLGLRYDVEIIRDIPDWPAGTDANNFDPRVGFAWDVKGDQTWAVRGGFGRFTQQHPIFTIVKGGVGGRNGQVTVVLAPTDPLFPTFPNPLPAFPPGAVLPPRSIQEISPDLENEHAWQVSVGVQRQIGTRTSVAVDVNVNRGVKHGFLDMNAPTPIPKDVLNAALANSPTAVVRTLAQADATRPIRPAPNGFRHMELLTNEGRSWYQGVRIAVQHRTTPLTLTSSYTRSKAEDRLNHWFAPENSTDPESDRGPTGASTPHNLVNSVTWNLPGRGPILSGWRTSLVSRHQSGSPYTIRYAGDPVGYGSGLGAACNSRGCQAATPEGRNTARGMFINYADLTLA, encoded by the coding sequence ATGTGTATCTCAACGAGTTGGCGACGGTACGTCGCCATACTCCTGGTCGTCGTCTCCGGCGCTTCGTCGCGCGCGTTCGCGCAAAACCCCACCTTCTCCGTCGAAGGCATCGTCACCGACACCCAGCAGGCCGTGCTTCCCGGCGCGACCTTTACGATCCAGAACGTCTCCACGGGCCTCACGCGCGTCGTCACCACTGACGAGGGCGGGCGCTTCGTGGTCCGGGGGCTGCCCCCGGAGGGGATCTACCGGGCGCAGGTCGAGATCGCCGGGTTCGCCACCGAAGTGCGCGAGAACCTGCGGTTCAACGCCGGCCAGAACGCCGTCCTGAACTTCACGCTCCCGCTGTCGGCGGTGAGCGAAACGATCACGGTGGCGGGCGAGGCGGCCGTCGTGCAGACGACGTCGGCCGAGGTGTCGACCACGATCGATCGGACCGCCTTCGAGAACCTGCCGGTGAAGGAGCGCAACTACTTCCGGCTCCTGACACTCGACTCGAACGTGGTGGCCGCCGGCACCGGGTCGAACGCCGTGAACGTCGGCGGTCAGGAGGTGTGGAACTTCGGCACCTACGTCGACGGCACCAACAACCACTCGAAGTGGCTGACGCTGCAGCGCGCGCCGCAGCTCGGCTCGAGCGGCTTCGCGATTGAGACCGTGAAGGAGGTGCAGCTCATCACCAACCAGTTCTCGGCCGAGTTCGGCGGGCATTCCGCCGGCGTGGCGAGCATGGTCACCAAGAGCGGCACCAACGACTTCAGCGGCTCGGGGTTCGTGATGGTGCGTCCGGGCGACTGGGACGCGGCACCGCCGCTTGCACCCGTCGTCAACGGCCGGAAGGTGAAGGCCCCGTACAACCAGCAGCAGTTCGGCGGCACCATCGGTGGTCCGCTCGTACGCGACACGGCGTTCTTCTTCGGCAGCTACGAGCGGCGTCGCGAGCGCAGCCAGGTCGTCGTGAGCTCGGTCGAGGCGGCGGGGCTGGTCGTGCCGACGCCGGCCGACGAGCACCAGGGCCACGCCAAGTTCGACTGGCGGTTCTCCCCGAAGAACACGCTGGGCGTCCGGTACAACATGGTCCGCTGGAAGAAGGACAACGAGAGCGGCGGCCTCAACCTGCCGGGCACCGGCTTCATCTGGGACAACAACGTCGACACGCTGCACGCCACGTTCACCACGGTCATCTCGGATCGGATGCTGAACGAGGTCCGCGGCCAGTACTCGCGCTATACCGACCGCCGCGCGGCCAAGTGCGACTGCGTGTCGATCGTGCGCCAGGGCTTTTCCATCAGCGGCGGCAACGACCAGGGCACGTGGGGCGTGTTGCCCGAACAGACCTACGACCTCTCGACGACGCTGTCGATGTGGTCGGGCAACCACACGATGAAGATGGGCGCGTCGTTCACCTACGACGTCACCGAGCAGCTCTTCCAGCCGCTCCAGAACGGCCGCTACACCTTCGCCGGGTCGCCGACCGTGGCTCCGACGCCGTTCCAGTACACCCAGTCGTTCGCCCTCACGCCCGAGGCGCGGCTGATGTTCCCGAAGGCCTACGTGCTCGCCGGCTTCTTCCAGGACGACTGGCGCGTGCGTTCGAACCTGACGCTCAACCTGGGCCTGCGCTACGACGTCGAGATCATCAGGGACATCCCCGACTGGCCCGCCGGCACCGACGCCAACAACTTCGACCCGCGCGTCGGCTTCGCGTGGGACGTGAAGGGCGACCAGACGTGGGCCGTCCGCGGCGGCTTCGGACGCTTCACGCAGCAGCACCCGATCTTCACGATCGTCAAGGGCGGCGTCGGCGGCAGGAACGGTCAGGTGACGGTCGTGCTGGCCCCCACCGACCCGCTGTTCCCGACGTTCCCGAACCCGCTGCCGGCGTTCCCGCCGGGGGCGGTGCTGCCGCCGCGCAGCATCCAGGAGATCTCGCCGGACCTCGAGAACGAGCACGCGTGGCAGGTCAGCGTCGGCGTCCAGCGGCAGATCGGCACGCGCACGAGCGTGGCGGTCGACGTCAACGTCAACCGAGGCGTCAAGCACGGCTTCCTCGACATGAACGCGCCGACGCCGATCCCGAAGGACGTGCTCAACGCCGCGCTGGCGAACAGCCCGACCGCCGTCGTCCGCACGCTGGCGCAGGCTGATGCCACGCGACCGATCAGGCCGGCGCCCAACGGCTTCCGGCACATGGAACTGCTGACCAACGAAGGGCGCTCCTGGTATCAGGGCGTGCGCATCGCGGTCCAGCATCGCACCACGCCGCTCACCCTGACCTCGTCCTACACGCGCTCGAAGGCGGAGGACCGGCTCAATCACTGGTTCGCGCCGGAGAACAGCACCGATCCGGAGTCGGATCGCGGGCCGACCGGCGCCTCCACGCCGCACAACCTGGTGAACAGCGTCACGTGGAACCTGCCGGGACGCGGGCCCATCCTGAGCGGCTGGCGCACGAGCCTCGTCTCGCGTCATCAGAGCGGCTCGCCGTACACGATTCGCTATGCGGGCGATCCGGTCGGCTACGGGTCGGGCCTCGGCGCCGCCTGCAACTCGCGCGGCTGCCAGGCGGCCACGCCCGAAGGGCGCAACACGGCGCGCGGGATGTTCATCAACTACGCCGACCTGACGCTGGC
- a CDS encoding peptidylprolyl isomerase, with translation VRVLVQTELGDIVVEVDQARAPITAANFLRYVDAGHYNGGTWHRTVKMDNQPQSEVKIEVIQAGVNPEYAEQGFDPIPLERTTVTGLLHKDGVISMARTAPDNATSGWFICINDQPSLDFGGARNPDGQGFAAFGRVVEGMDVVRKIQQAPSSADRTTNAEAQRLTPPIKILKVARL, from the coding sequence TGGTGCGCGTGCTCGTCCAGACCGAGCTCGGCGACATCGTCGTCGAGGTGGATCAGGCCCGGGCGCCGATCACGGCGGCCAACTTCCTGCGCTACGTGGATGCCGGACACTACAACGGGGGGACCTGGCACCGCACGGTGAAGATGGACAACCAGCCGCAGAGCGAGGTCAAGATCGAGGTGATCCAGGCGGGCGTCAATCCCGAGTACGCCGAGCAGGGCTTCGATCCGATTCCGCTCGAGCGGACGACGGTGACCGGCCTGCTGCACAAGGATGGGGTCATCTCGATGGCGCGCACCGCGCCGGACAACGCGACGTCTGGCTGGTTCATCTGCATCAACGACCAGCCATCGCTCGACTTCGGCGGAGCGCGCAATCCCGACGGCCAGGGCTTTGCCGCCTTCGGCCGCGTCGTCGAGGGCATGGACGTCGTCCGCAAGATCCAGCAGGCGCCCTCGTCCGCCGACCGGACCACCAACGCGGAGGCGCAGCGGCTCACGCCGCCGATCAAGATCCTGAAGGTGGCCCGCCTCTGA
- a CDS encoding redox-sensing transcriptional repressor Rex, with the protein MIPENTLERLCAYRRILYRWHVRGKDRFYSHELAEEAGITAAQVRRDLMPIGSSGTPRNGYLTAAFMSELGVVLEGAEEQKVVLVGAGRLGNSIGAYFAGRRPNIRIVAAFDTDPGKVGAMVGGCPCLPVADLEETVRRSGALVAILTVPGSAAQAIATSLVGAGIRAILNFTAVKLKVPEGVYVDDIDFSIALEKSVYYGRMLKAGAERARKRSRTPSSDDRANGAGAKRILCVDDDLDVIESYQAILKQAGYHVAVAFDGAAGLAEARSHKPDLIILDVMMRDTLEGLHTAHTLREDANLRDVPILMLTAISSTPGITFDRDGAGAHLPVDAFIDKPVAPGTLLATVERLLALPKERVNVDGVERQQ; encoded by the coding sequence ATGATCCCCGAGAACACCCTCGAACGGCTCTGCGCCTACCGGCGCATCCTGTACCGCTGGCACGTCCGCGGCAAGGACCGCTTCTACTCCCACGAGCTGGCAGAGGAGGCCGGGATCACCGCCGCCCAGGTGCGCCGCGACCTCATGCCCATCGGCTCGAGCGGCACGCCCCGGAACGGCTACCTCACGGCTGCCTTCATGTCCGAGCTGGGCGTGGTCCTCGAGGGCGCCGAGGAGCAGAAAGTGGTGCTCGTCGGTGCCGGCCGGCTCGGCAACTCGATCGGCGCCTACTTCGCCGGCCGGCGCCCGAACATCCGAATCGTGGCCGCCTTCGACACCGATCCCGGCAAGGTCGGCGCGATGGTCGGGGGCTGTCCCTGTCTGCCGGTGGCCGATCTCGAGGAGACCGTGCGCCGCAGCGGCGCCCTCGTGGCCATCCTCACCGTGCCGGGCAGCGCGGCGCAGGCGATTGCGACCTCGCTCGTCGGCGCTGGCATCCGCGCCATCCTCAACTTCACCGCCGTGAAGCTCAAGGTGCCGGAAGGGGTCTACGTGGACGACATCGACTTCTCGATTGCCCTCGAGAAGTCGGTCTACTACGGCCGGATGCTGAAGGCGGGCGCCGAGCGCGCGCGGAAGAGGAGCCGGACGCCGTCATCGGACGACCGTGCGAACGGCGCGGGCGCGAAGCGAATCCTGTGCGTGGACGACGACCTCGACGTGATCGAGAGCTACCAGGCCATCTTGAAGCAAGCCGGCTACCACGTCGCCGTGGCGTTCGACGGTGCGGCCGGTCTCGCCGAGGCGCGCAGCCACAAGCCCGACCTCATCATCCTCGACGTGATGATGAGGGACACCCTGGAAGGCCTCCACACGGCGCACACGCTGCGCGAGGATGCGAACCTGCGCGATGTTCCCATCCTGATGCTCACCGCGATCTCGAGCACCCCGGGCATCACGTTCGACAGAGACGGGGCTGGCGCCCACCTGCCGGTTGACGCCTTCATCGACAAGCCGGTCGCGCCCGGCACCCTGCTGGCGACCGTGGAACGGCTCCTGGCCCTGCCGAAGGAGCGGGTCAACGTCGACGGCGTGGAGCGGCAGCAATAG
- a CDS encoding molybdopterin-dependent oxidoreductase, with the protein MRYSAGVCNLCGTGCGHFLRFEGGRIAGVAPSVAHPVSRGRLCVRGWHIHELLATGARIEAPMVRERGALRAATCEEAIASVADRLAALPDPATQLAVVGSARSSNEDNFLLARLAREVFGTGQLAVTSQGTHDRTLHALRSAFGEAAPIGSLADVDGARYILLVGGELARLNPIAASNVWMAAQRGARVVALSSTRTQMTRLASRHLQQKPGTKRIAVNAFLKAILTARGARADFTERDLPGYPELERALAGLSPAAAESITGIPYAALEEEARTLLAAESFMVIFASGISGLDVETVNPVVDLAAVSGKMGAAGSGILPITGVCNLQGSFDVGLVSEEHGDLVGALAAPSSRVRALFVVDHDDGVIRHRERIAGLDLVVYVGSFVNPFMDLAHVVFPAATFVEADGTYTASDGRVQFSPARIPPPAGVLPAWRLFGAIAARAGRDWGYGGEREVFAGIAGSVPGYAGLTHEGLAAGFGCHTRRAPTVRCRRLLPIDGTAAAAVSPGGSFPFALMIGKAQHFWHQHNLMRKTLIPRREYDATLLQYPEGYVELSAADAERLQVRDNWPVRLTSASGSLQTAVRISDDVQDGSACVPYFINEMISGFLVADDRAFTAGEDAVIPVRIEKA; encoded by the coding sequence ATGAGGTACTCGGCGGGTGTCTGCAACTTGTGCGGAACCGGGTGCGGCCACTTCCTGCGCTTCGAGGGCGGTCGCATCGCGGGCGTCGCGCCGAGCGTGGCGCACCCGGTGAGCCGGGGTCGCTTGTGCGTTCGCGGATGGCACATCCACGAGCTGCTCGCGACCGGCGCGCGCATCGAGGCGCCGATGGTCCGCGAGCGCGGCGCGCTGCGCGCCGCGACCTGCGAGGAGGCGATTGCGAGTGTCGCCGACCGCCTCGCGGCGCTGCCCGATCCTGCCACCCAGTTGGCGGTCGTCGGGTCGGCGCGCTCGTCGAACGAAGACAATTTCCTGCTCGCCAGGCTCGCCCGGGAGGTCTTCGGTACCGGCCAGCTTGCGGTGACCTCTCAGGGCACCCACGACCGGACGCTGCACGCGCTGCGGAGCGCCTTCGGGGAGGCCGCACCCATCGGGTCGCTTGCCGACGTGGACGGTGCCCGCTACATCCTGCTGGTTGGCGGCGAACTGGCCAGGCTGAACCCGATTGCCGCGAGCAACGTCTGGATGGCCGCGCAGCGCGGCGCGCGGGTCGTCGCGCTGAGCAGCACGCGGACGCAGATGACCAGGCTGGCGTCCAGGCACCTGCAGCAGAAGCCCGGGACGAAACGGATCGCGGTCAACGCGTTCCTGAAGGCGATCCTCACGGCGCGTGGAGCGCGGGCGGACTTCACGGAGCGCGACCTGCCCGGCTACCCGGAGCTCGAGCGGGCGCTGGCCGGCCTGTCGCCCGCCGCCGCCGAGTCGATCACCGGCATCCCCTACGCGGCGCTCGAGGAAGAAGCGCGCACGCTGCTCGCCGCCGAGTCCTTCATGGTGATCTTCGCGTCGGGGATCTCCGGCCTCGATGTCGAGACGGTCAACCCGGTCGTCGACCTCGCCGCGGTCAGCGGCAAGATGGGCGCCGCTGGGTCGGGGATCCTGCCGATCACGGGTGTCTGCAACCTCCAGGGGAGCTTCGACGTCGGCCTCGTGTCCGAGGAGCACGGCGACCTGGTGGGCGCCCTCGCCGCCCCGAGCTCGCGCGTCCGCGCGCTCTTCGTGGTCGACCACGACGACGGCGTCATCCGCCACCGCGAGCGGATCGCCGGTCTCGACCTCGTCGTCTACGTCGGCAGCTTCGTCAACCCCTTCATGGACCTGGCGCACGTCGTCTTCCCGGCGGCCACTTTCGTCGAGGCCGATGGCACCTACACGGCGAGCGACGGCCGGGTGCAGTTCTCGCCGGCCAGGATCCCGCCGCCGGCTGGCGTGCTGCCGGCCTGGCGGCTGTTCGGCGCGATCGCCGCACGCGCCGGACGAGACTGGGGCTACGGCGGCGAGCGGGAGGTGTTCGCCGGGATCGCCGGGAGCGTCCCGGGCTACGCGGGCCTGACCCACGAGGGGCTCGCCGCGGGTTTCGGCTGCCATACCAGGCGTGCCCCGACGGTCCGATGCCGGCGACTGCTGCCGATCGACGGCACCGCCGCGGCGGCCGTGAGCCCGGGCGGCTCGTTCCCCTTCGCGCTGATGATCGGCAAGGCCCAGCACTTCTGGCACCAGCACAACCTGATGCGCAAGACGCTCATCCCGCGGCGGGAGTACGACGCCACGCTGCTGCAGTACCCCGAGGGCTACGTCGAGCTGAGCGCCGCCGACGCCGAGCGGCTGCAGGTGCGCGACAACTGGCCGGTCCGGCTGACGTCGGCGAGTGGCAGCCTGCAGACGGCGGTGAGGATTTCCGACGACGTGCAGGACGGCAGCGCCTGCGTCCCCTACTTCATCAACGAGATGATTTCCGGGTTCCTGGTGGCCGACGACCGCGCGTTCACGGCGGGCGAGGACGCGGTCATCCCGGTTCGCATCGAGAAGGCGTGA
- a CDS encoding 4Fe-4S dicluster domain-containing protein: MFLASSTDLRRLVAQLQHTHDVWAPQPDPGSGQVFFDRLADAERWSPGAPLPAMPPKEVFLPQMDCILRYRYDRQRQEATLWPSVDERPKALVGIRPCDLAGLQCLDRFLIGQDFVDEVYLAHRRKTLIVVETCTEPFPHCFCVCTDSGPAAREGYDLSITDIGDGNEPLYLAEAGSDEGRALAEAGGWPVAGRREVERGREVVDRSIARFPDLAKKNKAWISRTMNRVTTGFIKPGTWEYVGRQCFECGGCSFVCPTCSCFTIEDVACGADVWERLRTRDSCSLEGYTRMAGDHNPRKPVEDRRNKRFFCKLSYAQSKKYLRPGCVGCGRCVWVCPGDIGMPNVVRYIHREVAD; encoded by the coding sequence ATGTTCCTTGCGAGCTCGACCGATCTCAGGCGGCTGGTCGCCCAGCTGCAGCACACGCACGACGTCTGGGCGCCACAGCCCGATCCCGGCAGCGGGCAGGTCTTCTTCGATCGCCTCGCGGACGCGGAGCGGTGGAGTCCGGGCGCCCCGCTGCCGGCCATGCCGCCCAAGGAAGTCTTCCTGCCCCAGATGGACTGCATCCTCCGGTACCGCTACGACCGGCAGCGGCAGGAGGCGACGCTGTGGCCGAGCGTCGACGAGCGGCCGAAGGCGCTCGTCGGCATCCGCCCCTGCGACCTGGCCGGCCTGCAGTGCCTCGACCGGTTCCTGATCGGGCAGGACTTCGTCGACGAGGTCTACCTCGCTCATCGCAGGAAGACGCTGATCGTCGTGGAGACCTGCACGGAGCCGTTCCCCCACTGCTTCTGCGTCTGCACCGACAGCGGCCCGGCGGCGCGGGAAGGGTACGACCTGAGCATCACGGACATCGGCGACGGGAACGAACCGCTGTACCTGGCGGAAGCCGGGAGCGACGAGGGCCGGGCCCTGGCCGAAGCCGGCGGGTGGCCGGTCGCCGGGCGCCGCGAGGTCGAGCGCGGGCGGGAGGTCGTCGACCGCTCGATCGCGCGCTTCCCGGACCTGGCGAAGAAGAACAAGGCGTGGATCTCGCGGACGATGAACCGCGTGACGACGGGGTTCATCAAGCCAGGGACGTGGGAGTACGTGGGCCGGCAGTGCTTCGAGTGCGGCGGCTGCTCGTTTGTCTGCCCCACGTGCAGCTGCTTCACCATCGAGGACGTCGCCTGCGGCGCGGACGTCTGGGAACGGCTGCGCACGCGCGACTCCTGTTCGCTCGAGGGCTACACGCGGATGGCCGGCGACCACAACCCCCGGAAGCCGGTCGAGGACCGGCGCAACAAGCGCTTCTTCTGCAAGCTGTCGTACGCGCAGTCGAAGAAGTACCTGCGGCCCGGCTGCGTCGGCTGCGGCCGCTGCGTCTGGGTCTGCCCGGGCGACATCGGCATGCCGAACGTCGTCAGGTACATCCACCGCGAGGTCGCGGACTGA
- a CDS encoding FAD/NAD(P)-binding protein, whose amino-acid sequence MCVKEHPGTIVTLPAIVSIDEVADEAPDVKTFYLSFVDPAAGAHFAMRSGQFVMCTVFGAGEFAVSLPPSPEQDRLHITVRRAGKVTSALHALGPGDKLGVRGPFGNGFPFDEIKGRNVVYVAGGIGLIPLRSSIVHVLQHRRQFGRIVLLYGARTSRDLLYQQKIREWRQTPGFETFITLDREEPGWGGEVGFVNTLIEKANVPVDNTVAFVCGPPVMFNHVIADLLGRGMSEGAIVSTLERHMKCGIGKCQHCAIGRTLVCTDGPVYTYQQIKTLGEVI is encoded by the coding sequence ATGTGCGTCAAGGAGCATCCCGGCACGATCGTCACCCTCCCGGCCATCGTCAGCATCGACGAGGTCGCGGATGAAGCGCCGGACGTCAAGACGTTCTACCTGTCGTTCGTCGACCCGGCCGCCGGTGCGCACTTCGCGATGCGATCGGGACAGTTCGTCATGTGCACGGTGTTCGGCGCGGGGGAGTTCGCCGTCTCCCTGCCGCCGAGCCCCGAGCAGGACCGCCTCCACATCACCGTGCGCCGCGCGGGCAAGGTGACCTCCGCGCTGCACGCGCTCGGGCCCGGCGACAAGCTCGGCGTACGCGGTCCGTTCGGCAACGGCTTCCCCTTCGACGAGATCAAGGGCCGGAACGTCGTGTACGTGGCCGGCGGCATCGGCCTCATCCCGCTGCGGAGCTCGATCGTGCACGTGCTGCAGCACCGCCGGCAGTTCGGCCGGATCGTCCTGCTCTATGGCGCGCGCACCTCCCGCGACCTGCTCTACCAGCAGAAGATCCGGGAGTGGCGGCAGACGCCGGGCTTCGAGACCTTCATCACGCTCGACAGGGAGGAGCCGGGCTGGGGCGGCGAGGTCGGGTTCGTCAACACCCTCATCGAGAAGGCCAACGTGCCGGTCGACAACACGGTGGCGTTCGTCTGCGGGCCGCCGGTGATGTTCAACCACGTCATCGCCGACCTGCTCGGACGCGGCATGAGCGAGGGCGCGATCGTCTCGACGCTCGAACGGCACATGAAGTGCGGCATCGGCAAGTGCCAGCACTGCGCGATCGGCCGGACGCTCGTCTGCACCGACGGCCCGGTCTACACCTACCAGCAGATCAAGACGCTCGGCGAGGTCATATGA
- a CDS encoding hydrogenase maturation protease, producing the protein MSGAAHDLTTVLAGPALLVGMGNPWRNDDGVGAHVTGRLSRLGLPGQLEVMTVEDVVESYVFDIAGRAARNVVLVDAASMPGAAPGTIVFGRVAELEAVGSDVSTHKLALRVVERVLRRSGKETYLLGIVAADVDFGTAISPAVLAAADRVVDLVCSCARGEA; encoded by the coding sequence ATGAGCGGGGCCGCACACGATCTGACGACCGTGCTCGCCGGACCGGCCCTCCTGGTCGGCATGGGCAACCCGTGGCGGAACGACGACGGCGTGGGCGCGCACGTGACCGGCCGGCTGTCGAGGTTGGGTCTGCCCGGGCAACTCGAGGTGATGACCGTCGAGGACGTCGTCGAGAGCTACGTGTTCGACATCGCGGGCCGGGCGGCGAGGAACGTCGTGCTGGTGGACGCCGCCTCGATGCCGGGCGCGGCGCCCGGCACCATCGTCTTCGGCAGGGTGGCCGAGCTCGAGGCCGTCGGCTCGGACGTCTCGACGCACAAGCTGGCGCTTCGGGTGGTCGAGCGCGTGCTCCGGCGGTCGGGGAAGGAGACGTACCTGCTGGGCATCGTGGCGGCGGACGTCGACTTCGGGACCGCGATCTCGCCCGCGGTCCTCGCGGCGGCCGATCGCGTGGTGGATCTGGTGTGTTCCTGCGCTCGAGGAGAGGCATAG
- a CDS encoding NADH-quinone oxidoreductase subunit C, with product MTVEGAGARVTEAGPDRIDIEVARPDLQAGVRAVVEAGARYLMGIGYDDIERDGTLGLVHTFSFDRDDVFACVRTRAPQADPSFDSITPLLPAAGWSERECADLLGMRFDGHPKPKKLVLADDWPAGVYPLRKEVPHDLVPPAAEDVAYQLDAAPPGTTTVPVGPFHPSLHEPAHFAVYVDGETIKGCDYRGFMTHRGIEKLCTTQVSYNEVPFIAERICGICGSVHATAYAQAVERAASLAISRRAEYIRVLMLEIERIHSHLLWLGVAGHLIGFDTVFMQAWRIREPIMWLSERITGNRKTYGMIAVGGVRRDIGPEVAEDIRGVMDATEKELRALRAAIEHDTAIHRRTKDVGTLSIAETTRWSLVGPVARARGVDIDARRDHPYAAYDDLRFDVPVFTEGDVWSTVLVRLVETFESIGLIRQVLDRMPAGELLVAPPEAIAPFRHAMSVVEAPRGEAVHYVITGEGNRPERWRVRAPTYVNLQGVPAMLLDEQFADFPIILGSIDPCFSCTDRVTVVDQSSGRAHLWTGSQLSDLSRGRATGA from the coding sequence ATGACGGTCGAAGGCGCCGGCGCGCGCGTGACGGAAGCCGGCCCCGATCGGATCGACATCGAGGTGGCGCGCCCGGATCTGCAGGCAGGCGTGCGCGCGGTCGTGGAGGCGGGCGCGCGGTACCTCATGGGGATCGGCTACGACGACATCGAGAGGGACGGCACGCTGGGACTGGTCCACACGTTCTCGTTCGATCGCGACGACGTGTTCGCATGCGTGCGCACCAGGGCCCCGCAGGCCGACCCGTCGTTTGATTCGATCACGCCGCTGCTTCCGGCGGCCGGGTGGTCCGAGCGCGAGTGCGCGGACCTGCTCGGGATGCGGTTCGACGGCCACCCGAAGCCCAAGAAGCTCGTCCTCGCCGACGACTGGCCCGCCGGCGTGTACCCGCTGCGCAAGGAGGTGCCCCACGACCTCGTGCCGCCGGCGGCGGAGGACGTGGCCTACCAGCTCGACGCCGCGCCGCCGGGCACGACCACCGTGCCGGTGGGTCCGTTCCATCCGAGCCTGCACGAGCCGGCCCACTTCGCGGTGTACGTGGACGGCGAGACGATCAAGGGCTGCGACTACCGCGGCTTCATGACGCACCGGGGCATCGAGAAGCTCTGCACGACCCAGGTGAGCTACAACGAGGTGCCGTTCATCGCGGAGCGCATCTGCGGCATCTGCGGCAGCGTGCACGCGACGGCGTACGCGCAGGCGGTCGAGCGGGCGGCCAGCCTCGCCATCTCGCGCCGGGCCGAGTACATCCGCGTGCTGATGCTCGAGATCGAGCGCATCCACTCGCACCTGCTGTGGCTCGGGGTGGCGGGGCACCTCATCGGCTTCGACACGGTCTTCATGCAGGCCTGGCGGATCCGCGAGCCGATCATGTGGCTCTCCGAGCGCATCACGGGCAACCGCAAGACCTACGGGATGATCGCGGTCGGCGGCGTCCGCCGCGACATCGGGCCCGAGGTCGCCGAGGACATCCGGGGGGTGATGGACGCGACCGAGAAGGAGCTGCGTGCCCTGAGGGCCGCCATCGAGCACGACACGGCGATTCACCGGCGCACGAAGGACGTCGGCACGCTGTCCATCGCGGAAACGACCCGGTGGAGCCTCGTCGGCCCGGTGGCCCGGGCCCGGGGCGTCGACATCGACGCGCGCCGGGATCATCCCTACGCGGCCTACGACGACCTGAGGTTCGACGTGCCGGTGTTCACCGAAGGCGACGTCTGGTCGACGGTGCTCGTGCGCCTCGTCGAGACGTTCGAGTCGATCGGCCTCATCCGGCAGGTGCTCGACCGGATGCCGGCCGGAGAGCTCCTGGTCGCGCCTCCGGAGGCGATCGCGCCGTTCCGCCACGCGATGTCGGTGGTCGAGGCACCGCGCGGTGAGGCGGTGCACTACGTGATCACCGGCGAGGGCAACCGGCCGGAGCGCTGGCGCGTGCGCGCGCCCACGTACGTCAACCTGCAGGGGGTCCCGGCGATGCTGCTCGACGAGCAGTTCGCCGACTTCCCGATCATCCTCGGCAGCATTGACCCGTGTTTCTCATGCACCGACCGCGTGACCGTGGTGGACCAGTCGAGCGGCCGTGCGCATCTGTGGACGGGCAGTCAGTTGTCCGATTTGTCCCGCGGGCGGGCGACGGGGGCCTAG